One genomic window of Vibrio mangrovi includes the following:
- a CDS encoding methyl-accepting chemotaxis protein, translated as MNLFSTIRARYTFNFSLLSFVFLVVVIAAYELVTYIQHNTGRYSQGASLIQNADRDLYQSGLALSTLIFSQDFTLNNKEALREDVLSNAQQALDRMNAFMQMTRDEPEIVSYLAPFQNYYQRWNKEYNAVLTALDSHQPDVAMNLFLTRNFDAFRELRSLYDGSEELISKYAAQEKQQIDHRAEQFKSFVSILSVIVLFSSIMLAWLAPRNISNAIKKVTSDIHEISQGDGDLTRRINSQKSDETGALSRELDGFVDKLGHIIRQIRGGCGSIQDEMERISQAAAESSSLSDKEDLALDLVVTAIEEMSCATKDVARNAAETATQVELLSRLVDEGEDSILSSTQRLHDLTHQVEHASAVIERLSHSSEKISSVLDVILGISEQTNLLALNAAIEAARAGDQGRGFAVVADEVRDLASKTQLSTEDIRQMINSLQNEVSEAVQSIKASVDIAASTETLNDQTKHLLDTVKSSSDQIQGLTLQTASATDEQSLVANEINTNLTNLSDMSKQIKDMSNMVNQSVLDAVTNIEVLATQIKRFSV; from the coding sequence ATGAACCTATTTAGTACGATACGGGCCAGATATACATTCAATTTTTCATTACTCAGTTTCGTTTTTCTTGTCGTCGTTATTGCCGCTTACGAGCTGGTAACCTACATCCAGCATAATACCGGACGCTACTCGCAAGGTGCTTCCTTAATCCAGAATGCAGACCGGGATCTCTACCAGTCCGGACTTGCTCTCTCAACATTAATCTTTTCGCAGGACTTTACGCTCAATAATAAAGAAGCACTCAGAGAAGACGTTCTATCCAATGCACAGCAGGCACTGGATCGCATGAACGCTTTCATGCAAATGACGAGAGATGAACCTGAAATTGTCAGTTATCTTGCGCCATTTCAGAATTATTACCAACGGTGGAACAAAGAATATAACGCCGTATTAACGGCCCTCGACAGCCATCAGCCTGATGTTGCCATGAATCTGTTTTTAACCCGTAACTTCGATGCTTTCAGAGAATTAAGATCCTTGTATGACGGTTCAGAAGAACTCATCAGCAAATATGCCGCACAAGAGAAACAGCAGATTGATCACCGGGCCGAACAGTTCAAATCATTTGTCTCGATTCTTTCGGTCATCGTGCTGTTTTCCAGCATTATGCTGGCCTGGCTGGCACCGAGAAATATTTCCAATGCGATTAAGAAAGTTACATCGGATATTCATGAAATCAGTCAGGGCGACGGTGATCTTACCCGGCGCATCAATAGCCAGAAATCAGATGAAACCGGAGCACTAAGTCGGGAGCTTGATGGTTTTGTTGACAAACTCGGCCATATTATCCGCCAGATCAGAGGTGGTTGCGGCAGTATTCAGGATGAAATGGAGCGGATTAGTCAGGCTGCTGCGGAATCCTCTTCTTTAAGTGATAAAGAAGATCTGGCTCTGGATCTGGTTGTAACCGCGATAGAAGAAATGAGCTGTGCCACCAAAGACGTGGCCCGGAATGCTGCGGAAACTGCAACTCAGGTTGAACTGCTTTCCCGGCTGGTCGATGAGGGAGAAGATTCCATTCTCAGTTCAACACAGCGCCTGCATGACTTAACCCATCAGGTCGAACATGCTTCGGCGGTCATTGAACGTCTTTCACACAGTTCTGAAAAAATATCTTCTGTTCTGGATGTGATTCTCGGTATTTCAGAACAGACCAACCTACTGGCACTGAATGCTGCAATTGAAGCAGCCCGGGCCGGAGATCAGGGACGGGGTTTTGCCGTTGTCGCCGATGAAGTCAGAGATTTAGCCAGTAAAACACAATTATCGACCGAAGATATCCGTCAAATGATCAACTCTCTGCAAAATGAAGTCTCTGAAGCGGTTCAGTCGATCAAGGCCAGTGTTGATATTGCAGCCAGCACCGAAACCCTGAATGATCAGACCAAACATCTGCTCGATACGGTTAAATCGTCTTCTGATCAGATTCAGGGACTCACGCTGCAAACCGCAAGTGCGACCGATGAGCAGAGTCTGGTGGCCAACGAAATCAACACCAATTTAACTAACCTTTCCGATATGTCGAAACAGATTAAAGACATGTCAAATATGGTGAATCAGTCCGTGCTGGATGCAGTCACTAATATTGAAGTGCTGGCAACCCAGATTAAGCGCTTCTCAGTCTGA
- a CDS encoding GNAT family N-acetyltransferase, translating to MEISEAGPEDLQFLVDLVIDVAQEDIFPYLSQAGVDYFLSIVGTELKQVLEQPERRAYKAVIGGNIVGFGIICHGYYITHLFVAKEAQGCGLGQRLLNLLLANATKSVIELWSSLNALSFYLRNGFEAQGDEQEMNGIRYVPMKRILPKPVDEVI from the coding sequence ATGGAAATATCAGAAGCAGGGCCGGAAGATCTGCAATTTTTAGTTGATTTAGTGATCGATGTTGCGCAGGAAGATATTTTCCCTTATCTCAGTCAGGCCGGTGTCGATTATTTTTTATCGATCGTTGGCACCGAACTCAAACAGGTATTGGAGCAACCCGAACGCAGGGCGTATAAAGCGGTGATTGGCGGTAATATTGTTGGCTTCGGTATCATTTGCCATGGGTACTATATTACCCATCTGTTTGTGGCTAAAGAGGCTCAGGGGTGTGGATTAGGTCAGCGCTTATTGAATTTGCTGCTCGCAAATGCGACGAAATCAGTGATTGAATTATGGTCTTCTCTGAACGCACTTTCTTTTTATCTCCGCAATGGCTTCGAGGCGCAGGGAGATGAACAGGAGATGAATGGGATTCGTTATGTTCCCATGAAACGGATATTACCTAAGCCGGTTGATGAGGTAATCTGA